One Streptosporangiales bacterium DNA segment encodes these proteins:
- a CDS encoding GNAT family N-acetyltransferase: MDPVLLTERLALRPFTPSDVDNLLLLDGDADVMRYIDGGAKTRAEIEETVLPRFLAYQATYDHLGFLVGETRSEGEFVGWFGVHPVTPTDDAMEFWPDSVDDVSVVSLGYRLRRGAWGHGYATEGARAVVRWAFGDPAVRSVVATTMSVNTGSRRVMEKVGLSYVRTVHVEWPDPLPGTEHGEVEYRLDRAARG; this comes from the coding sequence CCCGTGCTGCTCACCGAACGGCTCGCGCTGCGCCCGTTCACGCCGTCCGACGTCGACAACCTGCTGCTCCTCGACGGCGACGCCGACGTCATGCGGTACATCGACGGCGGGGCGAAGACGCGCGCGGAGATCGAGGAGACGGTGCTGCCACGGTTCCTCGCGTACCAGGCGACGTACGACCACCTCGGGTTCCTGGTCGGGGAGACGAGGAGCGAGGGCGAGTTCGTCGGGTGGTTCGGCGTGCATCCGGTGACGCCCACGGACGACGCCATGGAGTTCTGGCCGGACTCCGTCGACGACGTCTCCGTGGTCTCTCTCGGCTACCGCCTGCGGCGCGGCGCGTGGGGGCACGGGTACGCCACCGAGGGCGCGCGGGCAGTGGTGCGGTGGGCGTTCGGCGATCCGGCGGTGCGGTCCGTCGTCGCCACGACGATGTCCGTCAACACCGGCTCGCGGCGGGTGATGGAGAAGGTCGGCCTGTCGTACGTGCGCACCGTGCACGTCGAGTGGCCCGACCCGCTCCCCGGCACCGAGCACGGCGAGGTCGAGTACCGCCTCGACCGCGCCGCCAGGGGCTAA
- a CDS encoding reductase — protein sequence MATRRVIVQELVTVDGFVAGDDGGLDFFEGASDYAEVDADNIAILREVDTILLGRTTYEMFVEYWPSADGEVVASAVNSIPKIVFSATLDKAPWGAWEPAQVLEGDAVDHVRRLREEPGGTLMVWGSITLARALLAAGLVDELQLRVVPITLGGGMSLLGADVGRHDLTLVEAKPYRSGIASLRYGFAGAAG from the coding sequence ATGGCTACGCGCAGGGTGATCGTCCAGGAGCTCGTCACCGTCGACGGGTTCGTGGCCGGCGACGACGGTGGGCTGGACTTCTTCGAGGGGGCATCGGACTACGCAGAGGTCGACGCCGACAACATCGCGATCCTCCGCGAGGTCGACACCATCCTGCTGGGCCGGACGACGTACGAGATGTTCGTCGAGTACTGGCCGTCCGCCGACGGCGAGGTGGTCGCGAGCGCGGTCAACTCCATCCCGAAGATCGTCTTCTCCGCCACGCTCGACAAGGCGCCGTGGGGCGCCTGGGAGCCGGCCCAGGTGCTCGAGGGCGACGCCGTCGACCACGTGCGCCGTCTCCGCGAGGAGCCCGGCGGCACCCTCATGGTGTGGGGCAGCATCACGCTCGCCAGGGCGCTGCTCGCCGCCGGTCTCGTCGACGAGCTCCAGCTCCGGGTGGTCCCGATCACCCTCGGCGGGGGCATGAGCCTGCTCGGCGCCGATGTCGGCCGTCACGACCTGACGCTCGTCGAGGCGAAGCCGTACCGCTCGGGCATCGCCTCGCTGCGTTACGGCTTCGCCGGCGCCGCCGGTTAG
- a CDS encoding DoxX family protein — translation IMSPLVLFFGDMFPGYPTLTGQYVIKDIVLIGAGLVIAAKTLGARFTTTR, via the coding sequence ATCATGTCCCCACTCGTGCTGTTCTTCGGCGACATGTTCCCCGGCTACCCCACCCTCACCGGCCAGTACGTCATCAAAGACATCGTCCTGATCGGCGCCGGCCTCGTCATCGCCGCCAAGACACTCGGCGCCCGGTTCACCACCACCCGGTGA